The Xanthomonas indica genome has a segment encoding these proteins:
- a CDS encoding LacI family DNA-binding transcriptional regulator: MRRPTIKDVAERARVSLKTVSRVINNEPSVMQATRSRVLHAIAELDYEPDPSARNLRSGTPFVIGLVYDNPNPYHIIGVQNGVLAACRETGFGLQIHPCDSTAPMLAEELAEWTQRSRLAGLVLTAPMSERADLVAALAARGIKTVRIIAATEDPQDGPCVYVDDRDAAYEITEHLIQLGHQRIGFLWGGTSHRSSGERYAGYEAALKDYGITLDKHLVIPGDYTFDDGFRGARRLLALREPPTAIFGSNDEIAAGVLAAAKSAGMNVPYDLSIAGFEDSPFSRQSWPPLTTAKQATEDIARHAARLLISQLRSDAYEDHPAPVHNQGFVPQLVVRGSTAPMQPHSRRSSSPDPT; encoded by the coding sequence ATGCGCAGACCCACCATCAAAGACGTCGCCGAACGGGCGCGGGTGTCGCTGAAGACCGTCTCGCGGGTCATCAACAACGAACCCTCGGTGATGCAGGCCACGCGCTCGCGCGTGCTGCACGCCATCGCCGAACTCGACTACGAGCCGGATCCGTCGGCGCGCAACCTGCGCAGCGGCACGCCGTTCGTGATCGGGCTGGTGTACGACAACCCCAATCCGTACCACATCATCGGCGTGCAGAACGGCGTACTCGCTGCCTGCCGCGAGACCGGCTTCGGCCTGCAGATCCATCCCTGCGATTCCACCGCGCCGATGCTCGCCGAGGAACTGGCCGAATGGACCCAGCGCTCGCGCCTGGCCGGGCTGGTGCTGACCGCGCCGATGTCCGAGCGCGCCGACCTAGTCGCGGCGCTGGCCGCGCGCGGCATCAAGACCGTGCGCATCATCGCCGCCACCGAGGATCCGCAGGACGGCCCGTGCGTGTACGTCGACGACCGCGATGCCGCCTACGAGATCACCGAGCACCTGATCCAGCTCGGCCACCAGCGCATCGGCTTCCTGTGGGGCGGCACCTCGCACCGGTCCAGTGGCGAGCGCTATGCCGGCTACGAGGCGGCGCTGAAGGACTACGGCATCACCCTGGACAAGCACCTGGTGATCCCCGGCGACTACACCTTCGACGATGGCTTCCGCGGCGCGCGGCGGCTGCTGGCGCTGCGCGAACCGCCGACGGCGATCTTCGGCTCCAACGACGAGATCGCCGCCGGCGTGCTGGCCGCGGCCAAGTCGGCGGGCATGAACGTGCCCTACGACCTGTCCATCGCCGGCTTCGAGGACAGCCCGTTCTCGCGCCAGTCGTGGCCGCCGCTGACCACCGCCAAGCAGGCCACCGAAGACATCGCCCGCCACGCCGCGCGGCTGCTGATCAGCCAGCTGCGCAGCGATGCCTACGAAGACCATCCGGCGCCGGTGCACAACCAGGGCTTCGTGCCGCAACTGGTGGTGCGCGGCTCGACCGCCCCCATGCAGCCGCATTCCCGCCGCTCCTCCTCCCCCGACCCCACATGA
- a CDS encoding heparan-alpha-glucosaminide N-acetyltransferase domain-containing protein yields the protein MSAASVRLPAAAPSRERFLSLDVFRGLTIFLMILVNTPGAGADAFAQLRHTPWFGFTAADLVFPSFLFAVGNAMSFALDRGQPLGAFLRRVGKRSALIFLLGFLMYWFPFVHQGADGHWSVTAIDQTRVPGVLQRIALCYALAALLCRWLSPRGLLGMCVALLLGYWGALYLWGQPGAELSKLGNAGTRLDLWLLDPAQLYRKDGGFDPEGLLGTLPATVNVIAGYLTGLYVRHAGKQARTVRWLLLAGVAMVLLALAWQPWFPLAKKLWTGSFVLLTVGLDLLLLGALLWAIEVRGWQAGSGFFTVLGRNPLAIYLFSELFVVCLRLVPAGASGMDLYQWLGVEVFQQLLPGPWGSLACALAYTLLCWAVGWWMDRRRLYLRL from the coding sequence ATGAGCGCCGCGTCCGTCCGCCTTCCCGCCGCGGCGCCGTCGCGCGAACGCTTCCTGTCGCTGGACGTGTTCCGCGGCCTGACCATCTTCCTGATGATCCTGGTCAACACGCCGGGCGCCGGGGCCGATGCGTTCGCGCAGCTGCGGCACACGCCGTGGTTCGGCTTCACCGCCGCCGACCTGGTGTTCCCGTCGTTCCTGTTCGCGGTCGGCAATGCGATGAGCTTCGCGCTGGACCGTGGCCAGCCGCTCGGCGCCTTCCTGCGCCGGGTCGGCAAGCGCAGCGCGCTGATCTTCCTGCTCGGCTTCCTGATGTACTGGTTTCCGTTCGTGCACCAGGGCGCCGACGGCCACTGGAGCGTCACCGCGATCGACCAGACCCGGGTGCCGGGCGTGCTGCAGCGCATCGCGCTGTGCTACGCGTTGGCCGCGCTGCTGTGCCGCTGGCTGTCGCCGCGCGGCCTGCTGGGCATGTGCGTGGCGCTGCTGCTCGGGTACTGGGGCGCGTTGTACCTGTGGGGCCAGCCGGGCGCGGAGCTGAGCAAGCTCGGCAATGCCGGCACGCGCCTGGACCTGTGGCTGCTGGACCCGGCGCAGCTGTACCGCAAGGACGGCGGGTTCGATCCGGAAGGTCTGCTCGGCACGCTGCCGGCCACGGTCAATGTCATTGCCGGCTACCTGACCGGGCTGTACGTGCGCCACGCCGGCAAGCAGGCGCGCACGGTGCGCTGGCTGCTGCTGGCCGGTGTGGCGATGGTCCTGCTGGCGCTGGCCTGGCAGCCGTGGTTCCCGCTGGCCAAGAAGCTGTGGACCGGCTCGTTCGTGCTGCTGACCGTGGGCCTGGACCTGCTGTTGCTGGGCGCGTTGCTGTGGGCGATCGAGGTACGCGGCTGGCAGGCCGGCAGCGGCTTCTTCACCGTGCTCGGGCGCAATCCGCTGGCGATCTACCTGTTCTCCGAACTGTTCGTGGTCTGCCTGCGGCTGGTCCCGGCCGGCGCCAGCGGCATGGACCTGTATCAGTGGCTGGGCGTGGAGGTGTTCCAGCAGCTGCTGCCCGGCCCCTGGGGCAGCCTGGCCTGTGCGCTGGCCTACACCCTGCTGTGCTGGGCGGTGGGCTGGTGGATGGATCGGCGGAGGCTGTACCTGCGGCTGTGA
- a CDS encoding sugar MFS transporter: MTTARPASPYASIAIVGLLFFIMGFFTWINGPLILFAKVAFNVSDTFAFLIPSAFYISYFCLALPSSFILKLTGMKKGLALSLLIMAIGAAIFGQFTNARSYVGAVSGIFIIGGGLALLQTAVNPYISILGPIDGAARRIALMGICNKVAGALATYGLAKVVLHGMEDFSTRIEQVPPAQKELLLQEFAGRIHGPYMAIAGVLAVLSVAILFSPLPEISAEKANASASDERSRDSIFAFPHVWLGALCIFVYVGAEVMAGDAIGIYGNSLGLSLDYAKYFTIGTLACMLAGYLVGLVLIPKYISQEKYLSISAGLGIVFSLCAMLTGGYVSVAFVAALGFANAIMWPAIFPLAIKGLGKFTEKGAALLIMGIVGGAAVPQLFAHLKEFFDFQVVFAGLMIACYLYILFFALRGHRVGQGAR, encoded by the coding sequence ATGACCACCGCACGGCCCGCCAGTCCCTACGCCTCCATCGCCATCGTCGGCCTGTTGTTCTTCATCATGGGCTTCTTTACCTGGATCAACGGGCCGTTGATCCTGTTCGCCAAGGTCGCCTTCAACGTCAGCGACACGTTCGCGTTCCTCATCCCGAGCGCGTTCTACATTTCCTACTTCTGCCTGGCATTGCCTTCTTCGTTCATCCTGAAGCTGACCGGCATGAAAAAGGGCCTGGCGCTGAGTCTGCTGATCATGGCGATCGGCGCCGCCATCTTCGGCCAGTTCACCAATGCCCGGTCGTATGTGGGGGCGGTGAGCGGCATCTTCATCATCGGCGGCGGCCTGGCCTTGCTGCAGACTGCGGTCAATCCGTACATCAGCATCCTTGGGCCGATCGATGGCGCCGCGCGCCGTATCGCGCTCATGGGCATCTGCAACAAGGTGGCCGGAGCGCTGGCCACGTATGGATTGGCGAAGGTGGTCCTGCACGGGATGGAGGATTTTTCGACCCGGATCGAACAGGTGCCGCCGGCGCAGAAGGAGCTGCTGTTGCAGGAGTTCGCCGGTCGCATCCACGGCCCCTACATGGCGATCGCCGGCGTGCTTGCCGTGCTTTCCGTCGCCATCCTGTTTTCGCCCTTGCCCGAGATCAGCGCCGAGAAGGCGAACGCGTCGGCCTCCGACGAGCGCAGCCGCGACAGCATCTTCGCGTTTCCGCACGTGTGGCTGGGCGCGTTGTGCATCTTCGTGTACGTCGGCGCCGAGGTGATGGCGGGCGATGCAATCGGCATCTACGGCAACAGCCTCGGCCTCTCGCTCGACTACGCGAAGTATTTCACCATCGGCACGCTGGCCTGCATGCTGGCAGGCTACCTGGTCGGCCTGGTGCTGATCCCGAAGTACATCTCCCAGGAAAAGTACCTGTCCATTTCGGCCGGCCTTGGCATCGTGTTCTCGCTGTGCGCGATGTTGACCGGCGGCTATGTCTCGGTGGCGTTCGTCGCCGCGCTCGGATTCGCCAACGCCATCATGTGGCCGGCCATTTTCCCGCTGGCCATCAAGGGGCTGGGAAAGTTCACGGAGAAGGGCGCGGCGTTGTTGATCATGGGCATCGTGGGCGGCGCAGCGGTTCCGCAGCTGTTCGCCCATCTGAAGGAGTTCTTCGATTTCCAGGTGGTCTTCGCCGGCTTGATGATCGCGTGCTACCTGTACATCTTGTTCTTCGCGCTGCGCGGTCACCGCGTGGGCCAGGGCGCGCGGTGA
- a CDS encoding GntR family transcriptional regulator: MTKPKPQADPRLHALAVDPDAPTPLYLQLASKLVEAIKGGQWKPGEALPAERQLCEYLQVSRVTLRQAVDALVEQGLVSRRQGAGTFVTSHIQHQLSGLASFSETLRMKGLEPGTRWLERRTRPAHGEEILRLGLSPDTVVAALTRLRSADGRVMAYEKAVLPQHVVPDPHAIADSLYTYLDERGTPVVRALQYFRAINLPARLAGHLGMKEGEAILHVVRVGYTRDGSAIELTDTYCHNDYYDFVAELRR, encoded by the coding sequence ATGACCAAGCCCAAGCCGCAGGCCGATCCGCGTCTGCATGCGCTGGCCGTGGACCCGGACGCGCCGACGCCGCTGTACCTGCAACTGGCCAGCAAGCTGGTGGAGGCGATCAAGGGCGGGCAGTGGAAGCCGGGCGAGGCGCTGCCGGCCGAACGGCAACTGTGCGAATACCTGCAGGTGTCGCGGGTGACCCTGCGCCAGGCCGTGGATGCGCTGGTCGAGCAGGGCCTGGTGTCGCGCCGGCAGGGTGCCGGCACCTTCGTCACTTCGCACATCCAGCACCAGCTCAGCGGACTGGCCAGCTTCAGCGAGACCCTGCGCATGAAGGGGCTGGAGCCGGGCACGCGCTGGCTGGAGCGGCGCACGCGCCCGGCGCACGGCGAGGAGATCCTGCGCCTGGGCCTGTCGCCGGATACCGTGGTCGCGGCGCTGACCCGCCTGCGCAGCGCCGACGGCCGGGTGATGGCCTACGAGAAGGCGGTGCTGCCGCAGCACGTGGTGCCCGATCCGCACGCCATCGCCGATTCGCTCTACACCTACCTGGACGAGCGCGGCACCCCGGTGGTTCGGGCGTTGCAGTACTTCCGCGCCATCAACCTGCCGGCGCGGCTGGCCGGTCACCTGGGCATGAAGGAAGGCGAGGCGATCCTGCACGTGGTGCGGGTCGGCTACACCCGCGACGGCAGCGCGATCGAGCTGACCGACACCTATTGCCACAACGACTACTACGACTTCGTCGCCGAACTGCGACGCTGA
- the galA gene encoding beta-galactosidase GalA: MQRRTFLAGSAGAGLLLALPRGSRAGPAASTGPAGAGTAALAAVPGVTLAADPGLFCLDEGWRFHEGDIPFPPIIGQDASYDNAKAGKAWGAAAGDFDDSQWRQLRLPHDFAIEQPIEASANVAQGYRRRGIAWYRRSLRLDEAQRGKALELRLDGIASRATVWVNGLLMARSWSGYDGIAIDMTAIARYGQDLNTIAVRVDAEAMDGWWYEGAGLYRHTWLAVRDALHIVGDGVHAVPRAGADDRWTLPVTVTVANVGEHADAALLEATLYDARGTVVAQGSSALQAGALAQVEAQVVLQVRQPQRWDVAAPHLYRLATVLRSAGRERDRRECAIGFRTLRFDAQQGFFLNERPLKIKGACLHQDHAGVGVAVPDSLLDFRIRRLKALGCNAIRLHHAVAAELLDVCDRLGMLVMAENRVFNPAPDYAAQLRWLVRRDRNRACVFLWSVFNEEPMQGTVAGYEMVRRAVALVRELDDSRPVTAAMNDGMLTQRNASHAVDVVGFNYRQFNYDRVHAAMPHTPLLSSEDTSAFQTRGAWFTDMEAHVIAEDDSVAAPWGNTHRTSWKLIDERPYLAGGFVWTGFDYRGEPTPFEWPSVSSFFGIMDLCGFPKGAYWLRQAQWIDEAPVLQLLPHWNWPGREGTPIKVMAFCNAQQVELWLNGRSQGRQAVDRIAMNTWQVVYAPGVLEAVAYRDGREVARQRVQTVGAPVALRLTPDRPRMRGDGRDAQPITLEAVDAQGRHVPFADAQIALQVEGGRLLGVGNGDPNRHAPDNVPQVQLFNGLAQAIVEAGSDRRRLRIVARAPGLRAAQANITLDAAAPPLSLPPAAAAMVVGGWRHTLPFATPPDPALPRAPNDNNSWSFCQPGNLETRAERDGYVLYRAAFTPWAGIQQRGGRLRLGRATGAVQVYLDRQRVADVAAGQSLSLRLPPAAGERVLAVVMQVTAGTPFGFDDVATVEY, from the coding sequence ATGCAACGAAGAACCTTCCTGGCCGGCAGCGCCGGCGCCGGCCTGCTGCTGGCGCTGCCACGCGGCAGCCGCGCCGGCCCGGCGGCATCCACCGGCCCCGCCGGCGCCGGTACCGCCGCGCTGGCGGCCGTGCCGGGGGTGACCCTGGCGGCCGATCCCGGCCTGTTCTGCCTGGACGAGGGCTGGCGTTTCCACGAGGGCGACATCCCGTTTCCGCCGATCATCGGGCAGGACGCGAGCTACGACAACGCCAAGGCCGGCAAGGCCTGGGGTGCGGCCGCCGGCGATTTCGACGACAGCCAATGGCGGCAACTGCGGCTGCCGCACGATTTCGCGATCGAGCAGCCGATCGAGGCCAGTGCCAACGTGGCGCAGGGCTATCGCCGCCGCGGCATCGCCTGGTACCGGCGCAGCCTGCGGCTGGACGAGGCGCAGCGCGGCAAGGCGCTGGAACTGCGCCTGGACGGCATCGCCAGCCGCGCCACGGTGTGGGTCAACGGCCTGCTGATGGCGCGCAGCTGGAGCGGCTACGACGGCATCGCCATCGACATGACCGCGATCGCGCGCTACGGCCAGGATCTGAACACGATCGCGGTGCGCGTGGACGCCGAGGCGATGGACGGCTGGTGGTACGAAGGTGCCGGGCTCTACCGGCATACCTGGCTGGCGGTGCGCGATGCGCTGCATATCGTCGGCGACGGCGTGCATGCGGTGCCACGTGCCGGGGCCGACGATCGCTGGACGCTGCCGGTGACGGTCACCGTCGCCAACGTCGGTGAGCACGCCGATGCGGCACTGCTGGAGGCGACCCTGTACGACGCCCGAGGCACGGTGGTGGCGCAAGGCAGCAGCGCGCTGCAGGCCGGCGCGCTGGCGCAAGTGGAGGCCCAGGTCGTGTTGCAGGTCCGTCAGCCGCAGCGCTGGGACGTGGCCGCGCCACACCTGTACCGGCTCGCGACGGTGCTGCGCAGCGCAGGCCGCGAGCGCGACCGCCGCGAGTGCGCGATCGGCTTTCGCACGCTGCGCTTCGATGCGCAGCAGGGCTTCTTCCTCAACGAGCGGCCGCTCAAGATCAAGGGCGCCTGCCTGCACCAGGACCATGCCGGGGTCGGTGTGGCGGTGCCGGACAGCCTGCTGGACTTCCGCATCCGCCGGCTCAAGGCGCTGGGCTGCAACGCGATCCGCCTGCACCACGCGGTGGCCGCCGAACTGCTCGACGTGTGCGATCGCCTGGGCATGCTGGTGATGGCCGAGAACCGCGTGTTCAATCCAGCACCCGACTACGCCGCGCAACTGCGCTGGCTGGTGCGCCGCGACCGCAACCGCGCCTGCGTGTTCCTGTGGTCGGTGTTCAACGAGGAGCCGATGCAGGGCACCGTCGCCGGTTACGAAATGGTGCGTCGCGCGGTGGCGCTGGTGCGTGAACTCGACGACAGCCGCCCGGTGACCGCGGCGATGAACGACGGCATGCTGACCCAGCGCAACGCGTCCCATGCGGTGGACGTGGTCGGCTTCAACTACCGCCAGTTCAACTACGACCGGGTGCATGCGGCGATGCCGCACACGCCGCTGCTGTCCAGCGAGGACACCAGCGCGTTCCAGACCCGCGGCGCCTGGTTCACCGACATGGAGGCGCACGTCATCGCCGAGGACGATTCGGTCGCTGCGCCCTGGGGCAACACGCATCGCACGTCCTGGAAATTGATCGACGAGCGGCCCTACCTGGCCGGCGGCTTCGTCTGGACCGGCTTCGACTATCGCGGCGAGCCGACGCCGTTCGAATGGCCATCGGTGTCCTCGTTCTTCGGCATCATGGACCTGTGCGGCTTCCCCAAGGGCGCCTACTGGCTGCGCCAGGCGCAGTGGATCGACGAGGCGCCGGTGCTGCAGCTGCTGCCGCACTGGAACTGGCCGGGCCGCGAGGGCACGCCGATCAAGGTGATGGCGTTCTGCAACGCGCAGCAGGTGGAGCTGTGGCTCAACGGCCGCTCGCAGGGGCGGCAGGCGGTGGACCGGATCGCGATGAACACCTGGCAGGTCGTGTACGCGCCCGGCGTGCTGGAAGCGGTGGCGTATCGCGACGGGCGCGAAGTCGCGCGGCAGCGGGTGCAGACGGTCGGCGCGCCGGTCGCGCTGCGGCTGACCCCGGACCGCCCGCGCATGCGCGGCGATGGCCGCGACGCGCAACCGATCACCCTGGAGGCGGTGGATGCGCAGGGCCGCCATGTGCCGTTCGCCGATGCGCAGATCGCGCTGCAGGTCGAAGGCGGGCGCCTGCTCGGCGTCGGCAATGGCGACCCGAACCGGCATGCGCCCGACAACGTGCCGCAGGTGCAGCTGTTCAACGGCCTGGCGCAGGCCATTGTCGAGGCCGGCAGCGATCGCCGCCGGCTGCGCATCGTGGCACGCGCGCCTGGCCTGCGTGCGGCGCAGGCAAATATCACGCTGGACGCGGCGGCGCCGCCGTTGTCGTTGCCGCCGGCTGCCGCGGCGATGGTGGTGGGCGGCTGGCGGCACACGCTGCCGTTCGCCACCCCGCCCGACCCGGCGCTGCCGCGCGCGCCCAACGACAACAACAGTTGGAGCTTCTGCCAGCCGGGCAACCTGGAGACGCGCGCCGAGCGCGACGGCTATGTGCTGTACCGGGCCGCGTTCACGCCCTGGGCCGGGATCCAGCAGCGTGGTGGCCGGCTGCGGCTCGGCCGCGCGACCGGCGCGGTGCAGGTATATCTGGACCGGCAGCGGGTGGCCGACGTAGCGGCGGGGCAGTCGCTGTCCCTGCGGCTGCCGCCGGCGGCCGGCGAACGGGTGCTGGCCGTGGTGATGCAGGTGACGGCCGGAACGCCTTTCGGCTTCGACGATGTCGCGACAGTGGAGTATTGA
- a CDS encoding alpha-N-acetylglucosaminidase, whose protein sequence is MKHAFRQIFPHGHAGLRRLRAASGRAHVVLLLLACALLAPVAVAAPAQDTQGGTAREVLLRTLGPRAAELQLQRQPRGRGNDWYQVTAEAGTLRVSGSSEVALAHGAYSYLQSIGAASVSWEGSRVALPAAYADVHGPRMATPFAHRAYLNVCTYGYTTPWWDWARWEREIDWMALHGIDMPLAMEGQEYVWQALWREFGVADADLAQYFSGPAFAPWQRMGNIEGYDAPLPQQWIEDKHALQLRILQRMRALGMKPVLPAFAGYVPKAFAQAHPQARIYRMRAWEGFHETYWLDPADPLFAQIAQRFIQLYDRTYGKGTYYLADAFNEMLPPIAADGSDARLASYGDSTANTAKTKPPEVPPAQRDKRLAEYGRALYASIHRANPDAVWVMQGWLFGADRHFWTPQAIAAFLREVPNDKLLVLDIGNDRYPGTWKLSDAFDGKQWIYGYVHNYGGSNPVYGDLAFYREDLRTLLADKDKQQLVGFGAFPEGLHTTSVVYEYMYALAWGAQQRPLQDWLDDYTRARYGHTSPALRAAWDDLQASVLSTRYWTPRWWRSRAGAYLLFKRPTLDIGEFEGAPGDPPRLRRALQQLLALAPEYADAPLYRYDLVDFARHYATGRVDVQLQQAVAAYRRGDVAAGDAAVARVRDAVMQLDRLVGGQQDTLSSWLDAAAGYAKTPQDAAYYRRDAKAQVSVWGGEGNLGDYASKAWQGMYADYYLPRWTLALQMLREAAVAGGNVDEAQLQQRLRAWERDWVARDTAYVRQAPADPVAAVRTLLHQVDAP, encoded by the coding sequence ATGAAGCATGCTTTCCGCCAGATCTTCCCGCATGGCCATGCCGGGCTGCGCCGCCTCCGGGCGGCGTCAGGACGCGCGCATGTGGTGCTGTTGCTGCTGGCCTGTGCGCTGCTGGCACCGGTCGCTGTCGCCGCGCCCGCGCAGGACACGCAGGGCGGCACCGCACGCGAGGTGCTGCTGCGCACGCTCGGCCCGCGCGCGGCCGAGCTGCAGCTGCAACGGCAACCGCGCGGCCGCGGCAACGACTGGTACCAGGTGACCGCCGAGGCCGGCACGCTGCGCGTGTCCGGGTCCTCCGAGGTGGCGCTGGCGCACGGTGCGTACAGCTATCTGCAGTCGATCGGCGCGGCGTCGGTAAGCTGGGAAGGCAGCCGCGTGGCACTGCCGGCGGCGTATGCCGACGTCCACGGCCCACGGATGGCCACGCCGTTCGCGCACCGCGCCTATCTCAACGTCTGCACCTACGGCTACACCACGCCGTGGTGGGACTGGGCGCGCTGGGAGCGCGAGATCGACTGGATGGCGCTGCACGGTATCGACATGCCGCTGGCGATGGAAGGCCAGGAGTACGTGTGGCAGGCGCTGTGGCGCGAGTTCGGCGTCGCCGATGCCGACCTGGCGCAGTACTTCTCCGGCCCGGCGTTCGCGCCATGGCAGCGCATGGGCAACATCGAAGGCTACGACGCGCCGCTGCCGCAGCAGTGGATCGAGGACAAGCACGCGCTGCAGCTGCGCATCCTGCAGCGCATGCGCGCACTCGGCATGAAGCCGGTGCTGCCGGCCTTCGCCGGCTATGTGCCGAAGGCGTTCGCGCAGGCGCATCCGCAGGCGCGCATCTACCGCATGCGCGCCTGGGAGGGCTTCCACGAGACCTACTGGCTGGATCCGGCCGATCCGCTGTTCGCGCAGATCGCGCAGCGCTTCATCCAGCTCTACGACCGCACCTATGGCAAGGGCACCTACTACCTGGCCGATGCGTTCAACGAGATGCTGCCGCCGATCGCCGCCGACGGCAGCGATGCGCGCCTGGCCAGCTACGGCGACAGCACCGCCAACACCGCCAAGACCAAGCCGCCCGAGGTGCCGCCGGCGCAGCGCGACAAGCGCCTGGCCGAGTACGGCCGCGCGCTGTACGCCTCGATCCACCGCGCCAACCCGGATGCGGTGTGGGTGATGCAGGGCTGGCTGTTCGGTGCCGACCGCCACTTCTGGACGCCGCAGGCGATCGCTGCATTCCTGCGCGAGGTGCCCAACGACAAATTGCTGGTGCTGGATATCGGCAACGACCGCTACCCCGGCACCTGGAAGCTGTCCGACGCGTTCGACGGCAAGCAGTGGATCTACGGCTACGTGCACAACTACGGCGGCAGCAATCCGGTGTACGGCGACCTGGCGTTCTACCGTGAGGACCTGCGCACGCTGCTCGCCGACAAGGACAAGCAGCAACTGGTCGGCTTCGGCGCCTTCCCGGAGGGGCTACACACCACCTCGGTGGTCTACGAGTACATGTACGCACTGGCCTGGGGCGCACAGCAGCGCCCGCTGCAGGACTGGCTCGACGACTACACCCGCGCCCGCTACGGGCACACCTCGCCGGCCTTGCGCGCGGCCTGGGACGACCTGCAGGCCTCGGTGCTGTCGACCCGCTACTGGACGCCGCGCTGGTGGCGCAGCCGCGCCGGCGCCTACCTGTTGTTCAAGCGGCCGACGCTGGACATCGGCGAGTTCGAGGGCGCGCCCGGCGATCCGCCGCGGCTGCGCCGCGCCCTGCAGCAGTTGCTGGCGCTGGCGCCGGAGTACGCCGACGCGCCGTTGTACCGCTACGACCTGGTCGACTTCGCCCGCCACTACGCCACCGGTCGCGTGGACGTGCAGTTGCAGCAGGCCGTGGCCGCGTACCGGCGTGGCGACGTTGCGGCCGGCGATGCGGCGGTCGCGCGCGTGCGAGACGCGGTGATGCAACTCGACCGTCTGGTCGGCGGCCAGCAGGACACCTTGTCGAGCTGGCTCGACGCGGCGGCCGGTTACGCCAAGACCCCGCAGGACGCGGCCTACTACCGGCGCGACGCCAAGGCGCAGGTCAGCGTGTGGGGCGGCGAGGGCAATCTCGGCGATTACGCCTCCAAGGCCTGGCAGGGCATGTACGCCGACTACTACTTGCCGCGCTGGACCTTGGCGCTGCAGATGCTGCGCGAGGCAGCGGTCGCTGGCGGCAACGTGGACGAGGCGCAACTGCAGCAACGGCTGCGCGCCTGGGAGCGGGACTGGGTGGCGCGCGACACGGCCTACGTGCGGCAGGCGCCGGCCGATCCGGTCGCGGCGGTGCGCACGCTGCTGCACCAGGTGGATGCGCCATGA